In Oscillatoria acuminata PCC 6304, a single window of DNA contains:
- a CDS encoding Fur family transcriptional regulator, with product MKKQVVSVKPIRSLEDALNRCQSLGMRLSRQRRFILELLWTEQEHLSAREIYDRLNRGGKAIGHTSVYQNLEALSNQGIIECIERSDGRLYGNISDPHSHVNCIDTNQLLDVQIELPEELIRQVEAQTGVRIVEYQINFFGYRYQQSHPPAESSTDPGAIA from the coding sequence ATGAAAAAACAGGTAGTATCCGTTAAACCCATTCGCTCCTTAGAAGATGCCCTCAATCGCTGCCAAAGTTTGGGGATGCGACTGTCGCGACAGCGCCGCTTTATCCTAGAGTTGCTCTGGACCGAGCAAGAGCATCTTTCTGCTAGAGAAATTTACGATCGCCTAAATCGGGGGGGGAAAGCTATCGGACATACATCGGTCTACCAAAACCTCGAAGCCCTCTCCAACCAAGGGATTATCGAATGCATCGAACGCTCAGATGGTCGGTTGTATGGGAATATCAGCGACCCCCACAGCCACGTTAACTGCATCGACACCAATCAACTGCTCGATGTTCAGATTGAATTACCCGAGGAGTTAATCCGACAAGTCGAAGCCCAAACTGGGGTCCGGATTGTGGAATATCAAATTAATTTTTTCGGATATCGTTATCAGCAATCCCATCCGCCTGCCGAGAGTTCTACAGACCCCGGGGCGATCGCCTAG
- the acnB gene encoding bifunctional aconitate hydratase 2/2-methylisocitrate dehydratase codes for MLESYRQQAASRSSQGIPPLPLDAQQTSELCELLKNPPTAEEETLLHLLRDRIPPGVDQAAYVKAGFLTAIAKGEVTSPLVSPLEAIKLLGTMLGGYNVQSLIDLLQSGDNTIAQAAADALKKTLLVFDAMHDVLELSETNPYAKQAIDSWANAEWFTSRPPVAETITVTVFKVPGETNTDDLSPASHATTRPDIPLHALAMLESRMDGALETLAEIKGKGHPIAYVGDVVGTGSSRKSAINSVLWHIGNDIPCVPNKRAGGYILGSAIAPIFFNTAEDSGALPIECDVTKLETGMVITIHPYKGQITNSEGEVISTFTLKPNTILDEVRAGGRIPLIVGRSLTDKTRKATGLDISPIFTRPEIPTDTGKGFTLAQKMVGEACGIPGVRPGTACEPLMTTVGSQDTTGPMTRDELKELACLGFSADLVMQSFCHTAAYPKPVDITTQKELPDFFSTRGGVALRPGDGIIHSWLNRMLLPDTVGTGGDSHTRFPLGISFPAGSGLVAFAAALGVMPLDMPESVLVRFKGELQPGVTLRDIVNAIPYVAIQKGLLTVEKQNKKNVFSGRIMEMEGLPDLKVEQAFELTDATAERSCAGSTIKLSEETVAEYLRSNVTLLKNMAARGYQDPRTILRRVAKMEQWLENPQLMSADADSEYVETLEIDLNEIKEPIVAAPNDPDNIKLMSECAGDKIDEVFIGSCMTNIGHYRAAAKVLEGAGLVKVRLWICPPTRMDEEQLKAEGIYEIFEAANARTEMPGCSLCMGNQARVDDGATVFSTSTRNFNNRMGKDARVYLGSAELAAVCALLGRIPTVEEYQAIVSEKINPFADDLYRYLNFDQIQGFEDEGRVIPLEELPKIEDILGMPVGAGK; via the coding sequence ATGCTAGAATCCTACCGTCAACAGGCAGCATCTAGGTCCAGTCAAGGCATTCCGCCCCTGCCCTTAGATGCCCAGCAAACCTCAGAACTCTGTGAACTGCTGAAAAATCCCCCAACCGCAGAAGAAGAAACCTTGCTGCACCTCCTGCGCGATCGCATTCCCCCCGGAGTGGATCAGGCTGCCTACGTCAAAGCTGGCTTCCTCACCGCCATTGCCAAAGGCGAAGTCACCTCTCCCCTGGTTTCTCCCTTGGAGGCCATCAAACTCCTCGGCACCATGTTGGGCGGCTATAATGTCCAATCCTTAATCGATTTACTGCAATCCGGCGACAACACCATCGCCCAAGCTGCTGCGGATGCCCTCAAAAAAACCTTGCTGGTGTTTGACGCCATGCATGATGTTCTGGAGTTGTCCGAAACCAACCCTTATGCAAAGCAGGCGATCGACTCCTGGGCGAATGCCGAATGGTTTACCTCTCGCCCTCCCGTCGCCGAAACGATTACCGTCACCGTCTTCAAAGTCCCCGGGGAAACCAACACCGACGACTTGTCCCCCGCCTCTCATGCCACCACGCGCCCAGATATTCCCCTGCACGCCCTAGCGATGTTAGAATCCCGCATGGACGGGGCCCTAGAAACCCTAGCCGAAATCAAGGGCAAAGGGCATCCCATCGCCTATGTGGGGGATGTGGTGGGAACCGGGTCCTCTCGTAAATCTGCCATTAACTCCGTACTCTGGCATATCGGCAATGATATCCCCTGCGTCCCCAATAAACGCGCAGGCGGCTATATCCTCGGCAGTGCGATCGCCCCGATCTTCTTCAACACCGCCGAAGACTCCGGTGCCCTACCTATTGAGTGCGACGTCACGAAACTGGAAACCGGCATGGTGATTACCATCCATCCCTACAAAGGACAAATCACCAACTCCGAGGGAGAGGTAATTTCCACTTTCACCCTCAAACCGAACACCATCCTAGATGAAGTGCGCGCCGGGGGACGAATTCCCCTGATTGTCGGGCGATCGCTCACCGACAAAACCCGCAAGGCGACTGGACTCGACATCAGCCCCATCTTCACCCGTCCCGAAATCCCCACCGACACCGGCAAAGGCTTCACCCTCGCCCAAAAAATGGTCGGAGAAGCCTGCGGCATCCCTGGCGTCCGTCCCGGTACCGCCTGCGAACCCCTAATGACCACCGTGGGTTCCCAGGATACCACCGGACCCATGACCCGGGACGAACTCAAAGAACTCGCCTGCCTCGGCTTCTCCGCCGATTTAGTCATGCAGAGTTTTTGTCATACCGCCGCCTATCCCAAACCCGTGGATATCACCACCCAAAAAGAACTCCCCGACTTCTTTTCCACCCGAGGCGGCGTGGCATTACGTCCCGGAGACGGCATCATCCACTCCTGGCTAAACCGGATGCTACTCCCGGATACCGTCGGGACTGGCGGCGACTCTCACACCCGCTTCCCCCTAGGAATCTCCTTCCCCGCAGGTTCTGGCTTAGTCGCCTTTGCTGCGGCATTAGGCGTCATGCCTTTAGATATGCCGGAATCAGTATTAGTGCGATTTAAAGGGGAATTGCAACCCGGTGTTACCCTGCGGGATATCGTTAATGCGATTCCTTATGTTGCCATCCAAAAAGGATTGCTCACCGTCGAGAAACAGAACAAAAAGAATGTGTTTTCTGGACGGATTATGGAAATGGAAGGCTTGCCGGATTTGAAAGTCGAACAAGCCTTTGAACTCACCGACGCCACCGCAGAACGGTCCTGTGCCGGTTCTACCATTAAACTGAGTGAGGAAACCGTCGCCGAATACCTGCGATCGAACGTGACGCTGTTAAAAAATATGGCCGCCCGAGGCTATCAAGACCCTCGCACCATCTTGCGCCGGGTCGCCAAAATGGAACAATGGTTAGAGAATCCCCAACTCATGTCTGCCGATGCCGATTCCGAGTATGTGGAAACCCTAGAAATCGACTTGAACGAGATTAAAGAACCGATTGTCGCCGCACCCAATGACCCGGACAACATTAAATTGATGTCCGAATGTGCGGGAGATAAAATCGATGAAGTCTTCATCGGGTCCTGCATGACCAATATCGGCCATTATCGCGCCGCTGCCAAAGTCTTAGAAGGAGCGGGATTAGTTAAAGTCCGTCTGTGGATTTGTCCTCCCACCCGCATGGACGAAGAACAGTTAAAAGCCGAGGGCATTTACGAGATTTTTGAAGCAGCCAATGCCCGGACGGAGATGCCCGGTTGTAGCCTTTGCATGGGCAACCAAGCCCGAGTTGATGATGGCGCAACGGTGTTTTCTACCTCGACGCGCAACTTCAATAATCGCATGGGCAAAGATGCGCGAGTCTATCTTGGTTCAGCGGAATTAGCAGCAGTTTGTGCCTTACTCGGACGGATTCCCACGGTGGAAGAATACCAAGCAATTGTTAGCGAGAAAATTAATCCTTTTGCTGATGATTTGTATCGGTATTTGAACTTTGACCAAATCCAGGGATTTGAGGATGAAGGTCGAGTTATTCCGTTGGAAGAGTTGCCCAAGATTGAGGATATTTTGGGAATGCCTGTCGGGGCGGGTAAATAA
- a CDS encoding pentapeptide repeat-containing protein yields MLNNERVIDCQTLLKSRNAMKEVMAVSVMVLTSLSLAIPVTAEPNATDLQQLRMTKVCPRCNLNGADLSGIDLQGAVLTNANLIGANLSGANLSTADLNGADMTGANFQMANLSAASLNAANLSTANLLGSVLLDADLNAADLSKANFYGADLRRANFQGANLHEVNLFGADVEGARGLRP; encoded by the coding sequence ATGCTAAATAACGAACGGGTTATCGACTGTCAAACCTTGCTCAAAAGTAGGAATGCTATGAAAGAAGTAATGGCTGTGAGTGTCATGGTACTGACTTCCCTATCCCTAGCTATTCCAGTGACCGCAGAACCAAATGCCACCGACCTCCAACAGTTGCGAATGACTAAAGTCTGTCCCCGGTGTAATCTCAATGGTGCTGACTTGAGTGGTATTGACTTACAGGGTGCGGTGTTAACCAATGCTAATTTGATTGGCGCGAATCTCAGTGGTGCAAACCTGAGCACCGCAGACTTGAACGGTGCGGATATGACAGGTGCTAATTTTCAAATGGCTAATTTGTCTGCGGCGAGTCTCAATGCAGCCAATTTAAGTACCGCAAATCTGCTTGGGAGCGTACTTTTAGATGCGGACCTCAATGCTGCTGATTTGAGTAAGGCCAATTTTTATGGAGCAGACTTGAGGCGGGCCAATTTCCAAGGTGCGAATCTCCATGAGGTGAATCTATTTGGTGCTGATGTAGAAGGTGCTAGAGGTTTGAGGCCCTAA
- a CDS encoding CRR6 family NdhI maturation factor, with the protein MLMTIALNAECLLNLDLSPVRGAIAKCSPDQPFTDPDLSWQFEIDYPRDPSDPRELSEIPEIRLWFIRLDATYPWLPLLLDRQSGELARYVAMLVPHEFHRTEGIQYNPEALEIFLMNKIFTLANLLQEHGLPSKSKLMSLSQMLGYELDDGFFELLGIDA; encoded by the coding sequence ATGTTAATGACTATCGCCCTGAATGCTGAGTGTTTGCTCAATTTGGACTTATCCCCCGTCCGAGGGGCGATCGCTAAATGTTCGCCGGATCAACCCTTCACGGACCCGGACCTGTCCTGGCAATTTGAAATTGATTATCCCCGGGATCCATCGGACCCCCGCGAACTCTCGGAAATTCCCGAGATCCGTCTGTGGTTTATCCGGTTAGATGCCACCTATCCCTGGTTGCCTTTGCTACTCGATCGCCAATCTGGCGAACTCGCCCGCTATGTGGCTATGTTGGTCCCTCATGAGTTTCATCGCACGGAGGGCATTCAATACAACCCCGAAGCGTTGGAAATTTTTTTGATGAACAAAATTTTTACCCTCGCCAACCTGTTGCAGGAACATGGGTTACCCAGTAAGTCTAAGTTAATGTCTCTGTCTCAGATGCTCGGTTATGAACTCGATGATGGCTTTTTTGAGTTGCTGGGGATTGACGCTTGA